Proteins encoded together in one Flavobacteriales bacterium window:
- the surE gene encoding 5'/3'-nucleotidase SurE: MDRPLILVSNDDGISAPGIRALIDVVREIGDVVVVAPDGPQSGMGHAITLNSTLRCDQIHFDDGPQIEYECSGTPVDCVKLAVSAILERKPDLCVSGINHGSNSSINVIYSGTMSAAVEGALEGIPSIGFSLLDYSHDADFSASKRVVKTVVEKVLKEGLPKGRCLNVNIPKLPYSDIKGYKICRQADANWVEDFDKRKDPTGRTYYWLTGSFQNFDKGNDTDEWALANGYVSIVPVQYDITAYDCISELKSWDL, encoded by the coding sequence ATGGATAGACCTTTAATTTTAGTATCAAATGATGATGGTATTTCAGCTCCCGGTATAAGAGCATTGATAGATGTGGTGCGTGAAATTGGAGATGTTGTCGTTGTTGCTCCTGACGGCCCTCAATCAGGTATGGGGCATGCTATTACATTAAATTCTACTTTAAGATGTGATCAGATTCATTTCGATGATGGTCCACAAATTGAATACGAGTGCTCGGGTACTCCTGTTGATTGTGTCAAATTAGCTGTAAGTGCCATTTTAGAACGAAAACCAGATTTGTGTGTTTCAGGAATAAATCATGGCTCCAATTCTTCAATAAACGTCATTTATTCTGGTACGATGTCTGCTGCAGTAGAAGGAGCTTTGGAGGGTATACCTTCAATTGGTTTTTCATTGTTAGATTATTCTCATGATGCCGACTTTAGTGCGTCTAAAAGAGTTGTTAAGACTGTAGTTGAAAAGGTCTTGAAAGAAGGATTACCCAAGGGGAGATGTTTAAATGTCAATATTCCTAAATTACCGTATTCTGATATCAAGGGCTATAAAATATGCAGACAAGCTGACGCCAATTGGGTTGAAGATTTTGATAAAAGAAAAGATCCTACAGGTAGAACTTACTATTGGTTAACTGGAAGTTTTCAAAATTTTGATAAAGGCAATGACACAGACGAGTGGGCGTTAGCCAACGGCTATGTTTCTATAGTGCCGGTACAATACGATATAACTGCTTATGATTGTATTTCTGAACTAAAATCATGGGATTTATGA
- a CDS encoding YiiD C-terminal domain-containing protein: MSKVKIGNRKYSSKLLRKVMNFFPPLLVNRIKIVENDSDFMNLKVKVNYSWLNKNLQKAIFGGTIFSAIDPYYAVMYWQIFSTKGIPMEVWIKKVEIRYRKAATSNLEIAFCLTENDVKNAITGLKTEDKYEVWHDVNAIDENQEVCTEARVLVHIRNTKKHNLNIF, translated from the coding sequence ATGTCAAAAGTAAAGATAGGTAACCGAAAATACAGTTCAAAATTACTCAGAAAGGTGATGAATTTTTTTCCACCTCTATTAGTTAACCGTATTAAAATAGTCGAAAATGATTCGGACTTTATGAACCTAAAAGTTAAGGTCAACTATTCTTGGCTGAATAAAAATCTACAAAAAGCCATTTTCGGTGGCACTATATTTAGCGCCATTGATCCTTATTATGCCGTTATGTACTGGCAAATATTTAGCACAAAAGGCATACCAATGGAAGTTTGGATAAAAAAAGTGGAAATTAGATATCGTAAAGCTGCTACATCAAATCTTGAAATTGCATTTTGTCTTACAGAAAATGATGTTAAAAATGCTATTACTGGCTTGAAGACCGAAGACAAATACGAGGTATGGCACGATGTAAACGCTATTGATGAAAATCAAGAAGTATGCACTGAGGCTAGAGTATTAGTACATATTAGAAATACAAAAAAACACAACTTAAATATTTTTTAA
- the lpxB gene encoding lipid-A-disaccharide synthase, whose protein sequence is MKRYYFIVGEASGDLHAANLIKELSRLDTDATFQGFGGERMQKEGLELTKHYQEMAFMGFWEVLMNLSAIRKNFKQAKKELLEFKPDVLVLVDYPGFNMRMATFAKKHNIKVVYYITPQVWAWKENRVNKLKRDVDLLLPILPFERSFFARHGIDVNYVGHPLLDAFKDLDSRNIESEKPIIAILPGSRKQEIATSLPIMMEVAKSFENYQFIIAGAPSISQDYYRSITQDSYMPVLSNQTHALLKECKAAIVTSGTATLEAAILKVPQVVCYKTSSISYFLAKLVVKVKYIALVNLICDKEVVKELIQDDFNADNLVNELNRILNKKNKTQILSDYDSMIRLLGDVGASKRAAEAINSLH, encoded by the coding sequence TTGAAACGTTACTACTTCATAGTAGGAGAGGCTTCTGGCGATTTACATGCGGCAAATCTTATTAAAGAACTATCTCGATTAGATACAGATGCTACATTTCAAGGGTTTGGTGGCGAACGAATGCAAAAAGAAGGACTTGAATTAACAAAGCATTACCAAGAGATGGCATTTATGGGATTTTGGGAGGTGTTGATGAACTTATCTGCTATTAGAAAGAATTTTAAACAGGCTAAAAAAGAACTCCTTGAATTTAAGCCTGACGTTTTGGTTTTGGTGGATTATCCAGGCTTTAATATGCGAATGGCGACATTTGCAAAGAAGCACAACATTAAGGTAGTCTATTACATTACACCTCAGGTCTGGGCGTGGAAAGAAAATAGAGTTAATAAGTTAAAAAGAGATGTAGATTTACTATTACCTATTTTACCCTTTGAACGTTCATTTTTTGCTAGACATGGTATAGATGTCAATTATGTTGGTCACCCTTTACTTGATGCTTTCAAGGATTTGGATAGCAGAAATATAGAATCAGAAAAGCCCATCATAGCTATTTTGCCGGGTAGTAGAAAACAAGAAATAGCTACTTCACTTCCCATTATGATGGAGGTTGCCAAGTCTTTTGAAAATTATCAATTTATTATTGCTGGAGCACCATCCATTTCTCAAGATTATTACCGTTCTATAACACAGGATTCGTATATGCCAGTTTTGTCTAATCAGACTCACGCCCTGTTGAAAGAATGTAAAGCCGCTATCGTTACATCTGGAACAGCTACTTTAGAGGCTGCAATTCTTAAAGTTCCTCAAGTTGTATGTTATAAGACTTCCTCAATTTCTTACTTCCTTGCTAAGTTAGTTGTCAAGGTAAAATACATTGCATTGGTCAATCTTATTTGTGATAAAGAAGTGGTAAAGGAATTGATACAAGATGATTTCAATGCTGATAACTTAGTCAATGAGTTGAATCGTATTTTGAATAAGAAGAACAAAACTCAAATTTTGTCTGATTATGATAGTATGATACGTCTTCTTGGCGATGTAGGTGCTTCTAAAAGAGCTGCCGAAGCTATTAACTCTTTGCATTAG
- the tsaD gene encoding tRNA (adenosine(37)-N6)-threonylcarbamoyltransferase complex transferase subunit TsaD, producing the protein MMSKPIIILGIESSCDDTSAAIIQDGKILSNIIGSQKIHQQYGGVVPELASRAHQQNIIPVVHQAIKEAGIHKNQISAVAFTRGPGLLGSLLVGVSFAKSFALALGIPIIDVNHMQGHILAHFIKEKDGSGKPPNFPFLCLTVSGGHTQIVRVKNYLNFELIGETIDDAAGEAFDKSAKLLGLPYPGGPLIDKYAKEGNPNAFTFGIPKVDRLNFSFSGLKTSILYFIQKKTKENPQFIEQNLADICASIQHSIINILMKKVEKAAKETQINDIAIAGGVSANSGLRIRLTEMEQSHQWKTYIPPFSYCTDNAAMIAITGYYKYLNKEFCSQEITAKARLSI; encoded by the coding sequence ATGATGAGTAAACCCATTATTATACTCGGTATAGAATCTTCTTGTGATGATACCAGTGCTGCTATCATTCAAGATGGAAAAATTTTATCTAATATCATAGGTAGTCAAAAAATTCACCAGCAATATGGTGGTGTAGTACCAGAATTAGCATCTAGAGCCCATCAGCAAAACATAATTCCTGTCGTTCATCAAGCTATCAAAGAAGCAGGAATCCACAAAAATCAAATATCGGCAGTAGCATTTACTAGAGGACCTGGGTTGCTAGGCTCACTTTTGGTCGGCGTATCTTTTGCTAAATCCTTTGCCCTAGCTTTGGGCATTCCGATTATTGACGTTAACCATATGCAAGGGCATATTTTGGCTCATTTTATTAAAGAAAAAGATGGCAGTGGCAAGCCGCCGAACTTTCCGTTTTTATGTCTTACTGTATCTGGTGGACATACTCAAATAGTAAGAGTTAAGAATTACCTTAATTTTGAACTAATAGGAGAAACCATAGACGATGCTGCCGGCGAAGCTTTCGACAAATCTGCAAAACTTTTAGGACTGCCCTACCCTGGCGGACCACTAATTGATAAATACGCTAAAGAAGGCAACCCTAATGCTTTCACTTTTGGCATACCCAAAGTCGATAGGCTTAACTTTAGCTTTAGTGGGTTGAAAACAAGCATACTCTATTTTATTCAAAAGAAGACCAAAGAGAATCCTCAATTCATTGAACAAAACTTAGCAGATATTTGCGCCTCTATTCAGCACAGTATCATCAATATTTTGATGAAGAAAGTAGAAAAAGCCGCAAAAGAAACGCAAATAAACGATATAGCAATTGCTGGAGGAGTATCAGCCAACTCTGGCTTAAGAATACGACTAACAGAAATGGAGCAATCACACCAATGGAAAACATACATTCCACCATTTTCGTACTGCACAGATAACGCAGCTATGATAGCTATTACGGGCTATTACAAGTACCTCAATAAAGAGTTTTGTAGTCAAGAGATTACTGCCAAAGCAAGACTCAGCATCTAG
- a CDS encoding DUF2147 domain-containing protein, with product MKTITLLFGLLFSITTFAQSDAILGEWYTSDKEAVVTIFLDGKTFAGKTTWMKEPNDSNGKPKLDKENPEEKLRSRKRLGLKIMQGFVFTGDNVWEDGVIYKPSNGKTYGGTATLVDENTLELEGYLISLPFIGKTSTWTRKTD from the coding sequence ATGAAAACAATAACTTTATTATTTGGACTATTATTTAGTATCACAACTTTTGCTCAATCAGATGCTATTCTAGGTGAATGGTATACATCTGACAAAGAAGCCGTTGTAACTATATTTTTAGATGGAAAAACTTTTGCGGGAAAAACTACATGGATGAAAGAACCCAATGATAGTAACGGAAAGCCAAAGTTAGATAAAGAAAATCCTGAAGAAAAATTAAGAAGTAGAAAACGATTGGGTTTGAAAATAATGCAAGGTTTTGTGTTTACAGGAGATAATGTTTGGGAAGATGGAGTAATATATAAACCTTCTAATGGTAAAACATACGGAGGAACTGCCACACTAGTAGACGAAAATACTCTTGAACTTGAAGGTTATCTAATCAGTTTACCTTTTATAGGTAAGACCTCTACTTGGACAAGAAAAACAGACTAA
- a CDS encoding bifunctional 3,4-dihydroxy-2-butanone-4-phosphate synthase/GTP cyclohydrolase II → MLNTIEEAIEDIKAGKIVIVVDDEDRENEGDFLAAADKVTPEMINFMATHGRGLICAPLIEDRCEELELELMVGKNTAEYETPFTISVDLIGHGCTTGISASDRAKTIKALVNPNTRASELGKPGHIFPLKARKGGVLRRAGHTEAAIDLARLAGLYPAGVIVEIMNEDGSMARMPELKVIAKKHQLKIVTIKDLIAFRIKNESLIEKQIDVDLPTEIGNFKLHAFRQITNDQTHLALVKGKWEKDEPILVRVHSSCITGDIFGSCRCDCGPQLEAAMQMVEKEGKGVIVYMNQEGRGIGLLNKLKAYKLQEQGRDTVEANEDLGFKADYRDYGVGAQILRSLDVHKIKLMSNNPKKRSGLIGYGLEIVENIAIEIDSNEHNEFYLKTKRDKLGHRLSKLDDE, encoded by the coding sequence ATGCTAAACACAATAGAAGAAGCTATTGAAGACATCAAAGCAGGTAAAATTGTTATTGTTGTTGATGATGAAGATAGAGAGAATGAAGGTGACTTTTTAGCTGCTGCTGATAAAGTTACTCCTGAAATGATAAACTTTATGGCTACGCATGGTCGTGGTCTTATTTGCGCACCATTAATTGAAGACCGATGTGAAGAATTGGAACTTGAATTAATGGTGGGCAAAAATACAGCCGAATACGAAACCCCTTTCACCATATCAGTAGACCTTATCGGTCACGGCTGTACCACAGGTATTTCTGCTAGTGACAGAGCAAAGACTATTAAAGCTTTAGTAAACCCTAACACTAGAGCCAGTGAATTAGGTAAACCCGGACATATTTTTCCATTAAAAGCTAGAAAAGGTGGTGTCCTTAGAAGAGCTGGACATACCGAAGCTGCAATAGATTTAGCTCGATTAGCTGGACTCTATCCAGCTGGTGTTATTGTTGAAATAATGAATGAAGACGGTTCAATGGCAAGAATGCCTGAACTTAAAGTCATTGCTAAAAAACATCAACTTAAAATAGTTACCATTAAGGATTTAATTGCTTTTAGAATAAAAAATGAAAGTCTTATTGAAAAACAAATAGATGTTGACTTGCCTACAGAAATAGGTAATTTCAAACTACATGCCTTTCGTCAAATTACTAATGACCAAACTCATTTAGCTTTAGTAAAAGGAAAATGGGAAAAAGATGAGCCTATTCTCGTCAGGGTTCACTCATCTTGTATTACAGGCGACATTTTTGGTTCCTGCCGTTGTGACTGTGGCCCTCAGCTAGAGGCAGCTATGCAAATGGTGGAAAAAGAAGGCAAAGGAGTAATTGTATACATGAATCAAGAAGGAAGAGGTATTGGCTTGTTAAATAAACTAAAAGCTTACAAGCTACAAGAACAAGGCAGAGATACCGTAGAAGCCAATGAAGATTTAGGATTTAAAGCCGATTACAGAGATTATGGTGTTGGTGCTCAAATCCTACGCTCATTAGATGTTCACAAAATAAAGCTAATGAGTAATAATCCTAAGAAAAGGTCTGGACTTATTGGGTATGGCCTCGAAATAGTAGAAAATATTGCTATTGAAATAGATTCCAATGAACATAACGAGTTTTACCTCAAAACTAAGCGAGATAAATTAGGACATCGACTGTCCAAATTAGATGATGAGTAA